The Bacteroidota bacterium genome has a segment encoding these proteins:
- a CDS encoding isoprenyl transferase: MSLKEKVDLQHLPNHVAIIMDGNGRWAKMRGKPRTFGHKNGVKSVRETSEAAAELGIPYLTLYAFSTENWSRPKYEVDALMHLLLQTINKETETLNKNRIRLNAIGNVSSLPDSIHKSLMRAIEDTSRNDRMTLTLALSYSSRWEITEAVRKIAGDVKSHGLEPADVDAQLISKYLETQHLPDPELLIRTSGEQRISNFLLWQIAYSELYFTDVLWPDFRKENLYEAIINYQTRERRFGKISEQIKVESL, encoded by the coding sequence ATGAGTCTTAAAGAAAAAGTCGATTTGCAGCATTTGCCGAATCATGTAGCCATCATAATGGATGGAAACGGACGATGGGCTAAAATGCGGGGCAAGCCCCGAACATTTGGGCATAAGAACGGTGTAAAGTCTGTTCGGGAAACGTCTGAAGCTGCTGCAGAACTGGGTATACCTTACCTTACCTTATATGCTTTCTCAACGGAGAATTGGTCGCGTCCCAAATATGAAGTAGATGCCTTAATGCACCTTCTGCTTCAGACCATAAACAAAGAAACGGAAACTCTGAACAAAAACAGAATCCGCCTTAATGCTATCGGCAATGTAAGTTCTCTGCCCGATAGCATTCACAAAAGCCTGATGCGTGCTATCGAAGATACCAGCCGGAATGACCGGATGACCCTGACCCTGGCTCTCAGCTATAGTTCCCGCTGGGAAATTACTGAAGCTGTTAGAAAGATTGCCGGTGATGTAAAATCCCATGGACTGGAACCAGCTGATGTTGATGCACAACTGATTTCGAAATATCTTGAAACACAGCATTTGCCTGACCCTGAACTGTTAATCCGTACAAGTGGCGAACAGCGCATCAGCAATTTCCTGTTATGGCAGATTGCTTATTCCGAATTGTATTTTACCGATGTCTTATGGCCGGATTTCAGAAAGGAAAACCTTTATGAAGCCATTATAAATTATCAGACCCGTGAAAGAAGGTTTGGCAAGATCAGTGAACAAATTAAAGTTGAAAGTTTATAA
- a CDS encoding NAD kinase, translated as MNIAIFGRTEAEADEIYLRQLFRKLGESGTNLIFYKPYYEMLINKIELPEKPDFFTNHQDLAGKADFLFSIGGDGTLLDTIAFIRDSGIPVLGINLGRLGYLSSISKEETLMAIDKLFEGKYRLDKRTLLKVNTRNSLFGDFNYALNDLVITRKDSNHLVVTHVYVDDLYLNSYWADGLIVATPTGSTAYSLSSGGPILTPGSENFVITPIAAHNLTIRPIVISDKSKIRIRIEGRDRNFLVSLDSRTRIIDSEYELVVEKEDFKVNLVQIADKTFFSAIRDKLKWGLDIRN; from the coding sequence AGGACGGAAGCTGAAGCGGATGAAATATATCTCCGGCAACTTTTTCGTAAACTGGGGGAATCTGGTACGAATTTGATCTTTTATAAGCCTTATTATGAAATGCTTATTAACAAGATTGAACTACCCGAAAAGCCGGATTTTTTTACAAACCATCAGGATTTGGCAGGTAAAGCGGATTTTTTGTTTTCAATAGGTGGTGATGGAACCCTTCTTGACACAATTGCATTTATCCGTGATTCCGGTATTCCGGTATTGGGCATCAACCTTGGAAGGTTGGGTTACCTGTCGAGTATTTCAAAGGAAGAGACCCTCATGGCAATTGATAAGCTGTTTGAGGGGAAATACCGGCTGGACAAGCGTACCTTATTGAAAGTCAATACCCGAAATTCGTTGTTTGGTGACTTTAATTATGCCCTCAACGATTTGGTTATCACCAGAAAAGACAGCAATCATCTGGTTGTTACCCACGTTTATGTTGATGATCTTTACTTAAACTCATACTGGGCTGATGGACTGATTGTTGCAACTCCCACCGGATCTACCGCTTATTCATTAAGCAGTGGAGGCCCGATCCTTACCCCCGGTTCTGAGAATTTTGTTATAACACCCATTGCAGCGCACAATTTAACAATCAGGCCTATCGTTATATCCGACAAAAGTAAAATCAGGATCAGGATAGAAGGAAGGGACCGCAATTTCCTGGTCAGCCTTGATTCCCGGACCAGGATCATAGATTCGGAGTATGAGTTGGTGGTTGAAAAAGAAGATTTTAAGGTTAATCTGGTGCAGATTGCCGATAAAACTTTTTTTTCTGCCATAAGAGATAAACTGAAATGGGGCCTTGATATCAGAAATTAA